The proteins below are encoded in one region of Candidatus Planktophila lacus:
- a CDS encoding glutamine synthetase family protein — protein MSKQQEFVLRTIEERNIRFIRLWFTDVLGYLKSVAIAPAELVNAFEEGIGFDGSAIEGFARVTESDMLAKPDPATFSILPWRTEAPGAARMFCDITMPDGSPSHADPRNVLRRTLNKAAQMGYTCYTHPEIEFFLFKNSPVKGEQPVPVDQGGYFDHTPAVVGHDFRRQAITMLEAMGISVEFSHHEGAPGQQEIDLRYADALSTADNIMTFRHVIKEVALEQGFYASFMPKPFTEHPGSGMHTHVSLFEGEKNAFYDASAEFNLSKVARSFIAGILKHSSEITAVTNQWVNSYKRLQGGGEAPSLISWGHNDRSSLVRIPMYKPNKENSTRIEFRSPDSACNPYLAYAVMLAAGLKGIEEKYELVDNANPESLPANLNEAIGVMEKSALVRETLGEHVFEYVLRNKRAEWQDYRRQVSAYELDRYLPVL, from the coding sequence ATGAGCAAGCAACAAGAGTTCGTGCTTCGCACTATCGAAGAACGCAATATTCGTTTTATCCGTTTGTGGTTTACCGATGTCTTGGGATATTTAAAGTCTGTTGCAATTGCACCTGCTGAGTTAGTTAACGCCTTCGAAGAAGGAATCGGTTTCGATGGTTCAGCGATTGAAGGCTTTGCCCGTGTTACCGAATCAGATATGTTGGCAAAACCTGATCCTGCAACATTTTCGATCTTGCCATGGCGCACTGAAGCCCCAGGTGCAGCACGTATGTTCTGTGATATCACCATGCCCGATGGTTCACCTTCACATGCTGATCCACGCAACGTACTTCGTCGCACTTTAAACAAGGCAGCCCAAATGGGTTACACCTGTTACACACATCCCGAAATTGAATTCTTCCTGTTTAAAAATTCACCAGTAAAAGGCGAACAACCAGTACCGGTTGATCAAGGTGGATATTTCGATCACACACCAGCTGTTGTGGGACATGACTTCCGTCGCCAAGCGATCACTATGTTGGAGGCGATGGGAATCTCTGTCGAATTTAGCCACCATGAAGGCGCGCCAGGCCAACAGGAGATCGATCTACGTTATGCCGATGCTTTAAGCACCGCGGATAACATCATGACTTTCCGCCACGTGATTAAAGAAGTTGCACTTGAACAAGGTTTCTACGCATCTTTTATGCCTAAGCCATTTACCGAGCATCCAGGCAGCGGAATGCACACCCACGTCTCGCTCTTTGAAGGCGAGAAGAATGCTTTCTACGATGCATCAGCCGAATTTAATTTATCTAAAGTTGCCCGCTCATTTATCGCCGGCATCTTGAAGCATTCATCTGAAATCACTGCAGTAACAAATCAATGGGTGAACTCATATAAGCGCCTGCAAGGTGGGGGAGAAGCGCCTTCACTGATTTCTTGGGGACATAACGATCGCAGCTCGCTAGTGCGTATCCCGATGTATAAACCAAATAAAGAGAATTCAACTCGTATCGAATTTCGTTCTCCTGATTCTGCATGCAATCCATATCTGGCATACGCGGTGATGTTGGCTGCTGGCTTAAAGGGAATAGAAGAGAAGTACGAGCTGGTCGATAACGCCAACCCCGAATCACTGCCGGCTAACTTAAATGAAGCAATTGGGGTTATGGAGAAGAGCGCACTGGTTCGTGAGACTTTGGGCGAGCATGTCTTTGAATATGTACTGCGCAATAAGCGCGCCGAATGGCAGGACTATCGCCGCCAGGTCAGCGCTTACGAGTTAGACCGTTATTTACCTGTCCTTTAA
- a CDS encoding NAD+ synthase: MKLRVALAQVNPTVGDLVANAALVRTNFKTAQDAGAHIVVFPEMVLTGYPVEDLALRPSFQLASQSALTELAGQLTGGCVAIVGYLDQVNGAPQNMVAVISDGKVAARYAKCHLPNYGVFDEFRNFVPGDQTLVLRIHGADIGIAICEDLWIDGGITAQLADRKPGLVIVPNGSPYERAKDDTRLALVTKRARQAKAPLVYVNMTGGQDDLVFDGDSIVVGADGAVIARAPQFEDGIAVVDIDVATKTSSPDVIISEDEVSVDRALIPGVAVRLDDREEIWNAIVVGLRDYVEKNGFRSVVVGLSGGIDSALVAALAVDALGAKRVNGVAMPSKYSSEHSISDAQAFADATGIHFRTVPIAPMVDAYMNNLVLKGVAEENLQARVRGTTLMGISNQEGHLVLATGNKSELAVGYSTLYGDAVGGFAPIKDIYKTDVWALSRWRNEIARARGEAEPIPVNSIEKEPSAELRPGQKDTDSLPDYLLLDRVLTAYVDDDQGSAALIAAGFDEALVRRVIAMVDKAEYKRRQYPPGPKVSKRAFGKDRRLPMTSRWAE; this comes from the coding sequence ATGAAGTTGCGAGTAGCCCTCGCCCAGGTCAACCCAACAGTTGGTGATCTGGTTGCCAACGCTGCCTTGGTGCGCACCAACTTCAAGACCGCCCAAGATGCCGGCGCGCATATCGTCGTATTTCCTGAGATGGTTTTGACGGGATACCCAGTTGAAGATCTCGCCTTACGTCCTTCTTTTCAACTAGCCAGCCAAAGCGCCTTAACTGAATTAGCCGGTCAATTAACCGGTGGATGTGTGGCAATAGTCGGGTATTTAGATCAAGTAAATGGCGCCCCACAAAATATGGTTGCCGTCATCAGCGATGGCAAGGTCGCAGCGCGTTATGCCAAGTGCCACCTACCTAACTACGGCGTATTCGATGAATTCCGCAACTTTGTTCCGGGCGATCAAACTTTGGTCTTGCGCATCCATGGCGCAGATATCGGAATTGCAATCTGTGAAGACCTATGGATCGATGGCGGAATTACCGCACAACTTGCTGATCGCAAACCAGGGTTAGTTATTGTTCCAAATGGTTCTCCATATGAACGCGCAAAAGATGACACGCGCTTAGCTCTGGTAACCAAGCGCGCTCGCCAAGCCAAGGCTCCATTGGTCTATGTAAATATGACCGGTGGCCAAGATGATCTGGTCTTTGATGGCGACAGCATTGTGGTTGGCGCAGATGGTGCGGTCATTGCCCGAGCACCACAATTTGAAGATGGCATCGCGGTAGTTGATATAGATGTTGCAACCAAAACTAGTTCGCCAGATGTGATTATTTCTGAAGATGAAGTCAGCGTTGATCGCGCCCTGATTCCTGGTGTGGCTGTTCGCCTTGATGATCGCGAAGAAATTTGGAACGCGATTGTTGTTGGCTTGCGTGACTATGTAGAAAAGAACGGTTTCCGTAGCGTTGTCGTTGGTTTATCGGGCGGTATTGATTCGGCGCTAGTTGCAGCCTTGGCTGTCGATGCACTTGGTGCCAAGCGAGTAAATGGCGTTGCGATGCCAAGTAAATACTCATCCGAACATTCAATCTCTGATGCCCAAGCTTTCGCCGATGCCACCGGTATTCACTTCCGCACCGTGCCAATTGCGCCGATGGTTGATGCCTATATGAATAACCTGGTTTTAAAGGGCGTTGCTGAAGAAAATCTGCAGGCCCGTGTTCGCGGAACAACGCTGATGGGGATCTCAAATCAAGAAGGTCATTTAGTTTTAGCAACCGGCAATAAATCAGAGCTCGCCGTTGGTTACTCAACGCTTTATGGTGATGCCGTGGGCGGCTTTGCCCCAATTAAAGATATTTACAAGACCGATGTCTGGGCGTTATCTCGTTGGCGCAATGAAATCGCGCGCGCCCGCGGTGAGGCCGAGCCAATTCCGGTTAACTCAATTGAAAAAGAGCCAAGTGCAGAGCTTCGCCCTGGCCAAAAAGATACTGACTCACTTCCTGATTACTTATTGCTAGATCGCGTCTTAACGGCATACGTAGATGATGATCAAGGCTCAGCGGCGTTGATTGCGGCAGGCTTTGATGAGGCTTTGGTTCGTCGCGTAATTGCGATGGTCGATAAGGCCGAATACAAGCGCCGCCAATATCCACCTGGGCCAAAGGTTTCTAAGCGAGCGTTTGGAAAGGATCGCAGACTTCCAATGACTTCGCGCTGGGCTGAATAA
- the panB gene encoding 3-methyl-2-oxobutanoate hydroxymethyltransferase, translated as MSTTTLYGGAAHRRVTILDLKKAKTDGEKWAMLTSYEQMTAEIFDSAGIPVLLVGDSAGNNFLGEENTIPVTVDEMIPLTRAVVRGSKRALVVADLPFGSYESSPEQALATSIRFFKEAGAMAVKLEGAHLATVEKLTAAGIPVMGHLGLTPQSLHQLGGYRVQGREDGEVILQAALALEKAGAFAIVLELVPAELAAKITAALAIPTIGIGAGVNCDAQVLVWTDLVGLTANPPKLAKAYRNLRSEISAAAQEFAADVRGGTFPCAENTFN; from the coding sequence ATGAGTACAACGACCCTTTATGGTGGCGCGGCACATCGTCGCGTCACGATTCTCGATTTAAAGAAGGCCAAGACCGATGGCGAAAAGTGGGCGATGCTCACTTCTTACGAGCAGATGACGGCAGAGATCTTCGATAGCGCAGGCATTCCTGTTCTGCTGGTTGGCGATAGCGCTGGCAATAATTTTCTGGGCGAAGAGAACACCATCCCAGTCACCGTCGATGAAATGATTCCGCTAACCCGCGCCGTGGTGCGCGGATCAAAGCGCGCACTTGTCGTCGCGGACCTTCCCTTCGGTTCTTACGAGTCATCTCCTGAACAAGCACTTGCTACTTCGATCCGCTTCTTTAAAGAGGCCGGTGCGATGGCGGTAAAACTAGAAGGTGCGCATTTAGCAACTGTTGAAAAGTTAACCGCTGCCGGCATTCCGGTTATGGGCCACCTGGGCCTTACCCCGCAATCACTTCATCAACTTGGGGGCTATCGCGTTCAGGGTCGTGAAGATGGCGAAGTGATTTTGCAGGCTGCGCTCGCTCTGGAAAAGGCAGGCGCCTTCGCAATTGTCTTGGAACTAGTGCCGGCAGAACTCGCCGCAAAGATAACTGCGGCCCTTGCGATTCCAACTATCGGAATCGGCGCCGGCGTTAATTGCGATGCCCAAGTTTTGGTCTGGACAGATTTAGTTGGGCTAACTGCCAATCCACCAAAGTTGGCTAAGGCATATCGAAACTTGCGTTCTGAAATTTCGGCTGCGGCGCAAGAATTTGCGGCGGATGTGCGTGGGGGAACTTTCCCTTGCGCCGAAAATACCTTTAACTAG
- a CDS encoding Gfo/Idh/MocA family protein, producing MSLRWGYLGAGGIADIIATDFGHAGLKIQAVATRDMARTNAFADKFNIPNRHPDYASLVADPEVDVIYISTVQTLHRDHALLAIEAGKHVLLEKPFTMNAADAHEIYAAAKRKNVFVMEAMWTRFLPTMTAVFAAINAGEIGTPHFVYADHSQYLPIERAPRLWNREQGGGAHYDLGIYPMHMAIRTLGFPDSVSGKSIMTDTGVDSATAAVLQYNNGSLALINSCMTMAGTLTAAIHGDKGRIEIDGWFFEQTTFSIFDNKHQLVRTYEEKIAGRGMQYQAIHVEECIAKGLTESPILSLAETVKIMEVMEQVHVF from the coding sequence GTGTCACTACGTTGGGGTTATCTAGGAGCAGGTGGAATTGCTGACATCATCGCGACAGATTTTGGCCATGCTGGTTTAAAGATCCAAGCAGTTGCAACGCGCGATATGGCGCGCACCAACGCCTTCGCCGATAAGTTCAATATCCCAAACCGCCATCCAGATTACGCATCTCTGGTTGCAGATCCTGAAGTCGATGTTATTTATATTTCTACCGTTCAGACCTTGCACCGCGATCATGCGCTCTTAGCAATCGAAGCCGGCAAGCATGTCTTGCTAGAAAAACCTTTCACCATGAACGCTGCAGATGCTCATGAAATCTACGCAGCAGCTAAGCGCAAAAATGTCTTTGTCATGGAGGCGATGTGGACTCGTTTCTTGCCAACTATGACTGCAGTATTTGCCGCGATTAACGCAGGAGAAATTGGCACACCACACTTTGTCTATGCCGATCACAGCCAGTATCTGCCAATCGAAAGAGCACCGCGTCTTTGGAATCGCGAACAAGGTGGCGGTGCGCATTACGATCTCGGAATTTATCCAATGCATATGGCAATTCGCACCTTAGGTTTCCCAGATTCAGTTAGCGGAAAATCGATCATGACTGACACCGGGGTTGACTCTGCAACGGCTGCTGTATTGCAATACAACAACGGCAGCCTGGCGCTGATTAACTCTTGCATGACAATGGCAGGCACACTCACCGCGGCAATTCACGGCGATAAAGGTCGCATTGAAATTGATGGTTGGTTCTTCGAACAGACCACATTTAGCATCTTCGATAATAAGCATCAGCTAGTGCGCACTTATGAAGAGAAAATTGCGGGACGCGGAATGCAATATCAAGCAATTCACGTTGAAGAGTGCATCGCTAAAGGGCTAACTGAAAGTCCAATTCTTAGCCTTGCTGAAACTGTAAAAATTATGGAAGTTATGGAGCAGGTTCACGTCTTTTAA
- the heR gene encoding heliorhodopsin HeR produces MAKEITDNGLRRINLFAGVLHLAQMVAVLALASDFTLPITARYMSGPPGSTYGDLIVLWDAPLAIGVAVFLGLSALAHFIVISPKFFPRYIAGLAAHRNFFRWVEYSISSSVMIVLIAQVTGISEVTALISIFGVNASMILFGWLQEKYEEPGSGGWVPFIFGCITGIVPWLALVFYVFAIGGAGENKAPTFVYFIVFTIFVLFNSFALVQFVQYKKIGKWSDYLRGERTYITLSLVAKSLLAWQIFANTLIPV; encoded by the coding sequence ATGGCTAAAGAGATAACAGATAACGGTTTACGTCGCATCAATTTATTTGCTGGCGTTCTTCACCTCGCGCAGATGGTGGCAGTACTTGCTCTCGCATCAGATTTCACGCTTCCAATCACTGCGCGATACATGTCTGGTCCACCTGGAAGCACCTACGGAGACCTAATCGTCTTATGGGATGCACCACTTGCAATTGGTGTTGCAGTGTTCTTGGGATTGTCTGCTCTCGCCCACTTTATTGTCATTAGCCCGAAGTTCTTTCCGCGGTATATAGCAGGACTTGCAGCGCACCGAAACTTCTTCCGTTGGGTTGAATATTCAATTAGCTCTTCAGTAATGATCGTTCTGATCGCACAAGTAACTGGAATTTCAGAGGTAACAGCGCTTATCTCTATCTTCGGTGTTAACGCTTCGATGATTCTCTTTGGTTGGTTGCAAGAGAAATATGAAGAGCCTGGCAGCGGTGGATGGGTTCCATTTATCTTCGGTTGCATCACCGGCATCGTTCCTTGGCTAGCACTCGTCTTCTATGTCTTTGCTATCGGTGGGGCTGGCGAGAATAAGGCGCCAACCTTCGTCTACTTCATCGTCTTCACCATCTTCGTTCTATTCAACTCCTTCGCACTTGTTCAATTTGTTCAATATAAGAAGATCGGCAAATGGTCGGATTATCTTCGCGGAGAGCGCACCTACATCACGCTTTCACTAGTTGCTAAATCACTCCTTGCGTGGCAGATCTTCGCCAATACACTTATCCCCGTATAG
- a CDS encoding MFS transporter, with translation MEEDKRSKFAIDLTPLKKYPDFRNLWASGLITYLGSMITYVAVPFQIKEMTNSYIAVGISGVVEIVPLILFGLYGGVLADYVDRKKMIWATEFASLVLVAILLVNAISPNPNLILIYVVIGLFAAVNGLQRPSADAILPRLVGHADLPAASALMSLRWQLGVIIGPTIGGVLIATFSVSVGYIADVATFFISLAFLARVKNVPANPEAQKPSLAGLIEGVRYAFSRQDLMGTYLVDLAAMFFAMPIALFPFWADQLGAPWALGLLYAAGTVGSVAVTLTSGWTRTYRFHGRAVIWAAIGWGAAIAFAGLSNSLILVLLFLAMAGAADMVSALFRGVIWNQTIPDGYRGRLAGIELLSYSIGPLAGQMRAASMAAVTTLNFSVTFGGVLCIVSVAILALCLPKLRKYDSETNEYAVEMRRIRAEDEKTE, from the coding sequence GTGGAAGAAGATAAGCGTTCAAAATTTGCGATTGATCTAACTCCGCTCAAAAAATACCCAGATTTTCGAAATTTGTGGGCCTCTGGCCTGATTACCTACCTCGGGTCGATGATTACTTACGTCGCCGTCCCGTTTCAGATCAAAGAGATGACCAACTCTTACATCGCAGTTGGTATCTCAGGGGTGGTCGAGATCGTGCCGCTGATTCTCTTTGGGCTCTATGGCGGGGTCTTAGCCGATTACGTCGATCGCAAGAAGATGATCTGGGCGACCGAGTTTGCATCCTTGGTACTGGTCGCAATCTTGTTGGTCAACGCCATCTCTCCCAACCCCAATCTAATTTTGATCTATGTCGTCATCGGTTTATTTGCCGCCGTCAATGGTCTGCAACGACCTAGCGCCGATGCCATCTTGCCGCGGCTAGTTGGCCATGCCGATCTTCCGGCGGCAAGTGCGTTGATGTCACTGCGATGGCAGCTCGGTGTGATCATCGGTCCAACAATTGGTGGAGTTTTAATTGCAACCTTCTCCGTTTCAGTTGGTTACATCGCAGATGTCGCAACCTTCTTTATCTCACTCGCATTCTTGGCCCGCGTTAAAAACGTACCCGCTAATCCAGAGGCCCAAAAACCATCTCTGGCAGGCTTAATCGAGGGTGTGCGATATGCATTTAGCCGCCAAGATTTAATGGGAACTTACCTAGTTGATTTAGCTGCGATGTTCTTTGCGATGCCAATTGCGCTCTTTCCATTTTGGGCAGACCAACTTGGCGCACCTTGGGCGCTCGGTCTGCTCTATGCCGCCGGAACTGTTGGCTCGGTTGCAGTAACTCTGACAAGTGGTTGGACGCGCACCTATCGTTTTCATGGACGGGCGGTTATTTGGGCGGCTATCGGTTGGGGCGCAGCGATTGCATTTGCCGGGTTATCCAATTCCTTGATTCTGGTTCTGCTATTTCTTGCCATGGCCGGGGCCGCCGATATGGTCAGTGCGCTTTTCCGTGGAGTAATTTGGAACCAAACAATTCCAGATGGATACCGCGGACGCCTTGCAGGGATCGAACTACTTTCATATTCAATTGGCCCACTAGCCGGCCAGATGCGTGCGGCATCGATGGCGGCGGTTACCACATTGAACTTCTCAGTAACTTTTGGAGGGGTTCTCTGCATAGTTTCGGTCGCAATTTTGGCCCTTTGCCTGCCGAAATTGCGAAAATATGACTCTGAAACGAACGAATATGCCGTTGAAATGCGCAGAATTCGCGCGGAAGACGAAAAAACGGAGTAA